One Phoenix dactylifera cultivar Barhee BC4 chromosome 8, palm_55x_up_171113_PBpolish2nd_filt_p, whole genome shotgun sequence genomic window carries:
- the LOC103703035 gene encoding protein BCAP-like, translated as MTKCMPKIVADSDNTQEGEVGNMDTQVGDVGTPVEGTGLEKHKDASDIKGPQKKHKILEMQQRIGRIGKQSCSYVVVTVLWLINLMMVNMPEEVTKDWCCSDVEPGKAQEGEPGDSMVSVELPESPKTEKTTNEAMLQAEQDGKALNLEDVVVECQNQQDAKKLIDDLRNKIELLKAENLELQTDIGEVSMTLRNTNLEADILNEVLKVKEGADRYTRPKSAMQTLSARDVLHEIKETESLISQPASLLPEQQDQSQLEAQKSELEREREELRQESRQIQKEIDYLRDRHNELVGMIETAKTAHKEKVEEIRRDLVDSEEECKVIKICNDGWSGWMLKLEEECREMKETAEPMIRSMNDAVLRLESEVVERFRNIQMRLCACRKELQIAKAKLALHHDNQGLAIENERIERELQAMGLTVLELLKQGRQLEAELYDEEGINRMLAILYSRNDDSEVQEGGAGDVVASGGICQSEEAENTTDKEMLQALQDEKALNLEDVAVSSEKQQGSRKIVDVLRREVEWLEAENMRLQIGIDKISNMIIDTNLEVDNLNEALKTLEGADEFVRPAFALQTSSDQDVLHEAEEAETLIGQPEVSLFQQQQDQSQLEAQNSDLEKEIQEMRKQSSLNQKEIDELRVYGSDLTEMIETAKTAHGRKVEGTWRDIENYKRECKALKLYIQRWSDRAGTLQEELRQMKEITTPAIHSLHGALLNLKLQVEEQFRNIQVRLSACREELQTQKARLMTVHDENEEYTTMNRWMERAEWDMVVVGLQMDVELEEKSEWGLHDAERAKKMGDVAEAEKMLEDLKMREKDLELRMSSLKEQKTNHMVVLSLQYEQYVQDCRKLCQLIHRSCSKWEKLGQMLRQGPI; from the exons ATGACAAAGTGCATGCCTAAAATTGTAGCGGACTCGGACAATACTCAAGAAGGTGAAGTGGGAAACATGGATACTCAGGTTGGAGATGTGGGGACGCCAGTGGAAGGTACGGGGCTTGAGAAGCACAAGGATGCATCTGATATTAAAGGCCCACAGAAGAaacacaaaattcttgaaatgcAACAAAGAATTGGCAG AATTGGCAAGCAAAGTTGCTCTTATGTGGTGGTAACTGTTCTCTGGCTTATTAATTTGATGATGGTTAATATGCCGGAAGAAGTAACAAAAGATTGGTGCTGCAGTGATGTCGAACCTGGAAAAGCCCAAGAAGGTGAACCAGGAGATTCAATGGTTTCTGTAGAATTACCTGAGTCACCAAAGACAGAGAAAACCACTAATGAAGCGATGCTGCAAGCTGAACAGGACGGGAAGGCCTTGAACTTGGAAGATGTGGTGGTTGAATGTCAGAATCAACAGGATGCTAAAAAGCTCATCGATGATCTCAGAAATAAAATTGAGCTACTAAAAGCTGAAAATTTGGAACTGCAGACTGACATTGGTGAGGTTTCTATGACACTCAGAAATACAAATCTGGAGGCGGACATTTTGAATGAGGTATTGAAAGTAAAAGAAGGGGCAGATAGATATACGAGGCCTAAATCTGCCATGCAAACTTTATCAGCTCGGGATGTGctacatgaaataaaagaaactgaAAGCCTAATTAGTCAACCAGCGAGCCTACTCCCTGAACAGCAGGATCAAAGCCAGTTGGAAGCACAAAAGTCAGAACTTGAGAGGGAACGTGAAGAATTGCGACAAGAAAGTCGTCAAATCCAGAAAGAAATAGATTACTTACGGGACCGTCACAATGAGTTAGTTGGAATGATTGAAACTGCAAAAACTGCACACAAGGAGAAGGTAGAAGAGATCAGGAGGGACCTAGTTGACTCCGAGGAAGAGTGCAAAGTAATTAAAATATGTAACGATGGATGGTCAGGTTGGATGCTAAAATTGGAAGAAGAGTGCAGGGAAATGAAAGAAACGGCAGAACCCATGATACGTTCTATGAATGATGCGGTTCTCCGTCTGGAATCAGAAGTTGTGGAACGGTTCAGGAATATCCAGATGCGGTTATGTGCCTGCAGAAAGGAGCTTCAAATAGCAAAGGCAAAGTTGGCACTGCACCATGATAATCAAGGACTGGCAATTGAGAACGAAAGGATTGAGAGGGAACTTCAGGCTATGGGTCTGACTGTTTTAGAGCTTCTGAAGCAAGGACGACAATTAGAAGCCGAGCTATATGATGAGGAAGGAATCAATAGGATGCTGGCCATTTTGTACTCCAGGAATGATGATTCTGAAGTCCAAGAAGGGGGAGCTGGTGACGTAGTGGCTTCTGGTGGCATATGTCAGTCAGAAGAGGCAGAGAACACCACAGATAAAGAGATGTTGCAGGCTCTGCAGGATGAGAAAGCTTTGAACTTGGAAGATGTCGCAGTTTCAAGTGAGAAGCAACAGGGTTCTAGAAAGATTGTGGATGTTCTTAGAAGAGAAGTGGAATGGCTTGAAGCCGAAAATATGAGACTGCAGATTGGCATTGATAAGATAAGTAACATGATAATAGATACCAATCTGGAGGTGGACAATTTGAACGAGGCACTGAAAACTTTGGAAGGGGCGGATGAATTCGTAAGGCCTGCATTTGCCTTGCAAACTTCGTCAGATCAGGATGTGCTGCATGAAGCAGAAGAAGCTGAAACCTTGATTGGTCAACCGGAAGTAAGTCTGTTCCAGCAGCAGCAAGATCAAAGCCAATTGGAAGCACAGAATTCAGATCTCGAGAAGGAGATTCAAGAAATGCGAAAGCAGAGTAGTCTTAATCAGAAAGAAATAGATGAATTGCGGGTCTACGGCAGTGATTTAACTGAAATGATCGAAACTGCTAAAACTGCACATGGAAGAAAAGTTGAGGGGACTTGGAGGGACATAGAAAACTACAAGCGAGAATGCAAAGCGCTTAAACTATATATTCAGAGATGGTCAGATAGGGCCGGAACCTTGCAAGAAGAGTTGAGGCaaatgaaagaaataacaaCGCCCGCAATTCATTCTCTGCATGGCGCACTTCTCAACCTGAAATTACAAGTTGAGGAACAGTTTAGGAATATCCAGGTGCGGTTATCTGCCTGCAGAGAAGAGCTTCAAACACAAAAGGCGAGGTTGATGACAGTGCATGATGAGAATGAAGAATACACAACTATGAACCGTTGGATGGAGAGGGCAGAATGGGACATGGTTGTAGTTGGTTTGCAGATGGATGTGGAGTTGGAGGAAAAATCAGAATGGGGACTACATGATGCGGAAAGAGCGAAGAAAATGGGAGATGTGGCCGAGGCTGAGAAGATGCTGGAGgatctaaagatgagagaaaagGATCTGGAACTCAGGATGTCGTCTCTGAAGGAGCAAAAGACAAATCATATGGTGGTTTTGTCGCTGCAGTATGAACAATATGTTCAAGATTGCCGTAAGCTCTGCCAACTTATTCATAGAAGCTGCAGCAAATGGGAGAAGTTAGGACAGATGTTGCGGCAAGGACCGATCTAA